One region of Solea solea unplaced genomic scaffold, fSolSol10.1 scaffold_25, whole genome shotgun sequence genomic DNA includes:
- the LOC131449266 gene encoding uncharacterized protein LOC131449266, protein MRTLVTLLCDKSSLELAMAVAQEESRSMLPAVPAPAPRLAPRLVVVGEARSPRPLHNPLDWKVVEPRRTGSSSPPKGGKVQLRDCYIPLTPVWFSPPMLEMMDSVRPGNLDQKEPSTSAKGPTGVKRPRSPFAPKKSCGKQKVKVEEWPELPKAVSVEVGDWPGVPKAVEEVPVERPRRRIVFKKRRTSQQQVAAADVVEVMSGPSPVTIEDCPPMHSSPDLIQSKVAANVDTLPVTFDAGSVSSGEEEIIAVSDTDSEGSISFGWTDTLPLAQGSRSVGAGVDEVTVISDTDSEGSISFGCFDTVPRSFGVRSVRGSFHQGDQRFKYRGVQCMAVSLAAMAMHKTKSVFSWQTRHLDDAVVCGDKIYTSLRDNNLICGGHTIPCIPELPKQLDRRGHSYEFEYGDFVTGDVNVVEGEFIDAGVCTTLKDGLKKMCMEYDTCFFTLLSRTCGIIREGEQFAVVDSHARSADGMVHPNGKSVVVYFSSLEHLIQHVSCFAAGFRGTQKLFEIAGVRVTVKVDGGASQSSSCKIGAKRKATTMPTRTSKRVKRSDPIDSDVAFVSEVTVKELVFNPVRNDVARALCDKLHVESEKVDDVFSIVGVLGAPCKRDTIVGDGNCFFRSVSQAVCGSQKNHRKIRLAVVKQLEGNAAVYESILRSEFSSVSDYVIKSRMRYVGSWATEVEIQAAADCLGVSIFTYMGDRWLEYSCKNSQFSGQAVYLEHVNGNHYETVVCVHQPQTQFCYGHCKVGEATTGYNLRQHSKVEAQATARRYTSNLNYSFSNYLRRKKWFENKIQCRDNILEKLKRQKRSKVKYMQDVSYREKKKRSDKVKYTQDVSYRETKKGSNKVKYTQDVSYREKMKDLSKVMYTQDVSYREEKKQMSKNKYCLNVSYRQKKKISSVRKYQSNPQFQESVRAGSKVKRQLLKDQAVDFDFVMEQFLSKVTDGPHFVCSVCQRLLFKKQVLNCKISHYNKSADMALIAEKCISEEYLHKCNENCATSCQLFDSSRGHLWICYNCNSKINRKEIPPECVINNLGVHAVPPELACLNSLEQHLIALHIPFMKVLALPKGGQNGVHGPVTCVPANIVETNNLLPRSNMEGSLLRVKLKRKLTYKGHYEYQFVDPMRIRQALLYLKQNNMYYKDVHFNEDWLNEFCREQELESLTQESDGNLEKNETPAEVDEGEDELLHDRQQHCMFQDTCLMPVDIGQEALDQYFECVVNVAPAEGNNPVKLLSNRENEAKCFPVLFPQGHSVFHDNREQRLTLSRYFNNRILHADGRFAQNVEYIFFAQYMSELEQVVSNVSIALRKGKGSQVCKRVKDLVNNEESLRKLLEFDDGYRFLKPIRGTPSFWQAAQRDLLACVRQLGVPTWFCSFSAADMRWTNLLGSILKQEGREQTAEELEWADKCELLRRNPVTAARMFDFRWHCFLKEVLMSPSNPIGKIKDYFYRVEFQQRGSPHVHCLFWIENAPLIDKNTDEEVVEFIDKYVTCELPSDDDTLLDIVSSVQVHSKRHSKTCKKKNTVCRFNFPRPASAQTFISRVKVDEEIVICNCKKTDSTETVCFNCKERDFKERKARKVRAHDILEAIKKALSDENQSYDTVEQLFESLNVTQEAFEDSFNRTTTGTKVVLKRQVKEAWVNQYSKQLLKCWNANLDIQYVVDAYACVVYIISYISKAEKEMGLLLSNAQREAAKDGNVSAKEALKKLGGVYLHNRDVCAQEAVYRLTNMHLKECSRKVMFVPTGENIVKMSLPLKVLKQRATTDDINTKEMWMTSLVDRYKNRPNDSTFNDMCIVMFASEYRVVSKNENCKTKIALSNNCGFVTKRVRTQPAIVRYARFSETKNPELFHLSRLQLFMPYRVDDQLKPEGFETFQQFYDNGNVLFCDGSVHTVKSVVDLNRSRFEVDADMLENIQNRIDADGVAEDAWCQLCPEQELERLESVEEMAERRETVAEHQDHIPDLAANREQVQHLEKRNNVMCRSDGLSLVRSLNDTQMHVFYQIRQWCLNKVSGKNPPPLHVFVTGGAGTGKSHLIKAIQYECIRLLSPLCSNPDNVSVLITAPTGIAAYNLNAATIHHTFSIGVDIRLPYSPLGEEKINSLRAKFSDLHILIIDEISMVNPNLLAYIHGRLRQMKQSGNRPFGNISVITVGDFYQLPPVKGKPLYVEDLNIDLWSLFSVVKLTEVVRQKDSVFSKLLNRVRIHRKGTPMLKSDVEILKCCETGEVSSALHIYATNQQVNEHNIQRLYAVCPDYVTIEAQDFQNDRRTGKLKLIDGHHAKAKNTYLSERLLLGEGARVMLCQNVDVSDGLVNGACGVVTQIVQSEGVKFPKMVYVKFDDENVGAERRRQSPSVVADLVGSTAIAPEEERACRKGGLRRQYPLKLAWACTIHKVQGITVDDVVVCFDKIFAAGQAYVALSRVRSLSGLIIEKFDEKKIYCRGDINDAIQTMSPFLVDSLTEQRLRACRFSAYLLNVQGLTRHVPDLVLCTQQLQLNCIAVTETWLAASSSVESVNIDGYSFHGCSRSSCYSSDDPRLVALKDQQHGGVGIYIAANTGCEIIEVPSFNLECIVSKFSTHQLVIAVLYRPPCYPMTLFKEHLGTFLDWLDSPNETIAVMGDFNDDILKSSTTCTLLTEKGFVQIVTEATTEKGTLIDHIYIKQADNGAESLVLPTYFSDHEAVLCLFK, encoded by the exons ATGAGGACGCTGGTGACATTGCTATGCGACAAATCCAGTCTGGAGCTAGCGATGGCTGTTGCACAGGAGGAGTCGCGTAGCATGTTGCCAGctgttcctgctcctgctcctcgtcTGGCTCCGAGGTTGGTTGTGGTTGGAGAGGCCCGCTCTCCACGTCCGTTGCACAACCCATTGGATTGGAAGGTGGTTGAACCACGCAGGACG GGGAGCAGCTCGCCCCCTAAGGGAGGGAAGGTTCAGCTCAgg GATTGTTACATCCCTCTCACTCCTGTGTGGTTCAGCCCACCAATGTTGGAGATGATGGACAGTGTCCGTCCGGGCAATCTTGATCAGAAGGAGCCCAGTACTTCTGCCAAGGGACCAACG GGGGTCAAGCGTCCTAGGAGCCCTTTTGCTCCAAAGAAGAGCTGTGGGAAACAGAAG gtgAAGGTGGAGGAGTGGCCTGAACTTCCCAAGGCTGTGTCG GTGGAAGTGGGGGATTGGCCTGGAGTGCCCAAGGCTGTGGAG gagGTCCCTGTGGAGCGTCCCCGCAGACGCATTGTCTTCAAGAAGAGGCGTACTTCTCAGCAG caggttgcagctgcagatgttgtggAGGTGATGAGTGGaccatcacctgtgaccatTGAAGACTGTCCCCCTATGCACAGCTCCCCAGACCTCATCCAAAGTAAGGTCGCTGCTAATGTTGATACTTTGCCGGTAACGTTTGATGCTGGGTCTGTTAGTTCAGGTGAAGAGGAGATCATAGCGGTCTCTGATACAGACAGTGagggttccatttcttttgggtGGACTGATACTTTGCCATTAGCGCAAGGTTCACGGTCTGTTGGGGCAGGTGTAGATGAGGTCACAGTGATCTCTGATACAGACAGTGagggttccatttcttttgggtGCTTTGATACTGTGCCGCGAAGTTTTGGGGTGCGTTCTGTGAGGGGATCCTTTCATCAGGGGGATCAGCGTTTTAAATATAGAGGTGTACAGTGTATGGCAGTAAGTTTGGCTGCCATGGCAATGCATAAGACcaagagtgtgttttcttggcAAACGAGACATCTGGACGatgctgttgtttgtggtgACAAGATCTACACATCTTTGCGTGACAATAACTTGATTTGTGGTGGTCACACTATCCCATGTATTCCAGAGTTACCAAAGCAGTTGGATAGACGTGGCCATAGTTATGAGTTTGAGTATGGTGACTTTGTGACTGGGGATGTCAATGTGGTTGAGGGAGAGTTTATTGATGCAGGTGTGTGCACAACTCTGAAGGACGGTTTGAAAAAGATGTGTATGGAATATGACACATGCTTTTTCACATTGTTATCCCGTACTTGTGGGATTATTAGGGAAGGAGAACAGTTTGCTGTTGTTGACTCTCATGCACGCAGTGCAGATGGGATGGTGCATCCCAACGGAAAGAGTGTTGTTGTGTACTTTAGTAGTCTTGAACACTTGATTCAGCATGTTAGCTGTTTTGCTGCAGGATTCAGAGGGACACAGAAGTTGTTTGAGATTGCTGGTGTTCGTGTCACTGTCAAAGTAGATGGTGGTGCTAGCCAGTCATCTTCATGTAAGATTGGTGCAAAGCGCAAGGCTACTACAATGCCTACTCGTACTTCAAAGAGGGTTAAAAGGAGTGACCCAATTGATTCAGATGTAGCATTTGTTAGTGAGGTTACAGTTAAGGAGTTGGTGTTTAACCCTGTTCGTAATGATGTAGCTCGAGCTTTATGTGATAAATTACATGTTGAGTCAGAGAAAGTCGATGATGTGTTTTCAATAGTTGGTGTGTTGGGGGCTCCGTGCAAAAGGGACACAATAGTTGGTGATGGCAACTGTTTTTTTAGATCAGTCAGTCAAGCTGTGTGTGGTTCACAAAAGAATCACAGGAAAATTAGATTAGCTGTAGTTAAACAATTAGAAGGTAATGCTGCAGTTTATGAGAGCATTTTGAGAAGTGAGTTCTCATCAGTGTCAGATTATGTCATTAAGTCAAGGATGCGTTATGTCGGCAGTTGGGCGACAGAGGTTGagattcaagcagcagcagattgtttAGGAGTTTCTATTTTCACTTACATGGGTGATCGCTGGCTTGAATATAGTTGTAAGAATAGCCAGTTTTCCGGTCAGGCAGTATACTTAGAACATGTCAATGGTAACCACTATgagactgttgtttgtgttcatcagcCACAGACACAGTTTTGTTATGGTCACTGCAAAGTAGGTGAGGCTACAACAGGCTACAATCTTAGACAGCACAGTAAAGTAGAGGCACAGGCAACAGCTAGAAGGTATACTTCTAATTTAAACTATAGTTTTTCTAATTATTTGAGAAGGAAAAAGTGGTTCgaaaataaaattcaatgtAGAGACAATATATTAGAGAAGTTGAAACGTCAGAAACGTTCTAAAGTAAAATACATGCAAGATGTCAGCtatagagagaaaaagaaaaggtcagaTAAAGTAAAGTATACACAAGATGTTAGCTatagagagacaaagaaagggtcaaataaagtaaagtatacaCAAGATGTTAGCtatagagagaaaatgaaagatttAAGTAAAGTTATGTACACACAAGATGTCAGCTatagagaggaaaagaaacagaTGAGCAAAAATAAGTACTGTTTAAATGTCAGctacagacagaagaaaaaaattagTAGTGTAAGGAAGTACCAAAGTAATCCACAGTTTCAGGAGAGTGTTAGAGCAGGGAGCAAAGTGAAAAGGCAGCTTTTGAAAGACCAGGCAgtagattttgattttgtgatgGAGCAGTTTCTGTCTAAAGTGACAGATGGACCACATTTTGTGTGTTCTGTTTGCCAAaggttgttgtttaaaaagcaggttttgaattgtaaaataagtcattataacAAGAGTGCAGACATGGCGTTAATTGCGGAGAAATGTATTTCAGAGGAgtatttacataaatgtaatGAGAACTGTGCAACTTCATGTCAGTTGTTTGATTCCTCTAGAGGACACTTGTGGATTTGTTATAATTGTAATTCTAAGATAAATAGAAAAGAGATTCCTCCTGAGTGTGTAATCAATAATTTAGGTGTCCATGCTGTGCCTCCTGAATTGGCTTGTTTAAATAGTTTAGAGCAACATTTGATTGCGTTGCATATCCCATTTATGAAGGTTTTGGCATTGCCTAAAGGAGGACAAAATGGTGTTCATGGACCGGTGACGTGTGTTCCAGCCAATATTGTAGAGACAAATAATTTGCTTCCTCGTTCCAATATGGAGGGGTCTTTGTTGCGTGTCAAACTGAAGCGAAAGCTAACATACAAAGGACATTATGAGTATCAGTTTGTTGACCCAATGCGCATAAGGCAGGCTTTGTTGTatttaaaacagaataacaTGTATTATAAAGatgtacattttaatgaagACTGGTTGAATGAGTTTTGTCGGGAACAAGAGCTTGAGAGTTTAACACAGGAAAGTGATGGTAATTTAGAAAAGAATGAAACACCTGCTGAGGTGGATGAAGGTGAGGATGAGCTGTTGCATGACAGGCAGCAACACTGTATGTTTCAGGACACTTGTCTCATGCCTGTAGATATTGGTCAGGAAGCGCTAGATCAGTATTTTGAGTGTGTTGTGAATGTGGCTCCAGCAGAAGGTAACAACCCTGTGAAGTTACTTTCTAATCGTGAAAATGAAGCAAAGTGTTTTCCAGTGTTGTTTCCACAGGGacattctgtgtttcatgacaatagAGAGCAACGTTTGACATTGTCgcgttattttaataatcggaTTCTCCATGCTGATGGCAGGTTTGCTCAGAATGTGGAGTATATTTTTTTCGCACAGTATATGTCAGAATTGGAGCAGGTTGTGTCGAATGTGTCCATAGCTTTGAGGAAAGGCAAAGGAAGTCAGGTTTGTAAGAGAGTTAAGGATttggtgaataatgaggagtcTTTAAGGAAGTTGTTAGAGTTTGATGATGGTTATCGTTTCCTTAAGCCTATTAGAGGTACCCCTTCATTTTGGCAGGCAGCGCAGCGTGATTTACTTGCTTGTGTGCGTCAGCTTGGTGTACCCACttggttttgttcattttctgcagCAGACATGCGTTGGACTAACTTACTTGGTAgtattttgaaacaggaagggAGAGAACAGACAGCTGAGGAGTTAGAGTGGGCAGACAAATGCGAGTTGTTGCGTCGTAATCCTGTAACTGCGGCGAGAATGTTTGATTTTCGGTGGCATTGTTTTTTGAAAGAGGTCCTTATGTCCCCCTCAAACCCTATAGGTAAAATCAAGGACTATTTTTATCGTGTTGAATTTCAGCAGCGTGGGTCTCCACATGTTCATTGCCTGTTTTGGATTGAGAATGCTCCCttaattgacaaaaacacagatgaagaggTAGTTGAGTTTATTGACAAATATGTTACATGTGAACTACCCTCTGATGATGACACATTATTGGACATTGTGTCGTCTGTGCAGGTGCATTCAAAGCGCCActcaaaaacatgtaaaaagaaaaacacagtttgccGTTTCAATTTTCCAAGACCAGcatctgcacaaacatttattaGTCGTGTTAAAGTAGATGAGGAGATAGTAAtatgtaattgtaaaaaaacagattcaacaGAGACTGTGTGTTTCAATTGTAAAGAGCGtgattttaaagaaagaaaggcaCGTAAAGTAAGGGCTCATGACATTTTGGAAGCAATTAAGAAAGCACTCTCTGATGAAAATCAGAGCTATGATACAGTGGAACAGTTGTTTGAAAGTTTAAATGTAACTCAGGAAGCATTTGAAGATTCATTCAATCGAACGACTACAGGTACAAAAGTAGTTTTAAAGAGGCAGGTGAAAGAGGCTTGGGTTAATCAGTACAGTAAGCAACTTTTGAAGTGTTGGAATGCAAACTTGGACATTCAGTATGTGGTTGATGCCTATGCATGTGTTGTGTATataatttcatacatttcaaaGGCAGAAAAGGAAATGGGGTTGTTGTTATCAAATGCCCAAAGGGAAGCAGCTAAAGATGGTAATGTTAGTGCTAAAGAGGCTTTGAAAAAACTAGGTGGTGTATATTTACATAACAGGGATGTGTGTGCTCAGGAAGCAGTGTATAGGTTGACTAACATGCATCTGAAGGAGTGTTCTAGAAAGGTCATGTTTGTACCAACAGGGGAGAATATAGTAAAGATGAGTTTGcctttaaaagtgttaaaacaaaGGGCAACAACAGATGATATTAACACTAAAGAGATGTGGATGACCAGTTTAGTTGACCGGTATAAGAACAGGCCCAATGACAGTACGTTTAATGACATGTGTATTGTAATGTTTGCTTCTGAGTATCGTGTCGtaagtaaaaatgaaaactgcaAAACTAAAATTGCATTGAGCAACAATTGTGGTTTTGTCACAAAGAGAGTCAGAACACAACCTGCTATAGTGCGTTATGCTCGGTTCTCTGAAACAAAAAATCCAGAATTGTTTCATTTGAGTAGATTGCAGTTGTTCATGCCATATCGTGTTGATGATCAGTTAAAACCAGAGGGTTTTGAAACGTTCCAACAGTTTTATGACAAtggtaatgttttgttttgtgatggatctgtacatacagtaaagtCAGTAGTTGATTTGAATAGGAGCAGGTTTGAAGTAGACGCTGACATGTTGGAAAACATCCAGAATAGGATTGATGCAGATGGTGTGGCGGAAGATGCGTGGTGTCAGTTATGTCCAGAGCAGGAGTTGGAACGTTTAGAGTCTgtggaggaaatggcagagagacGGGAAACAGTGGCAGAACACCAGGATCATATTCCAGATTTAGCTGCTAATCGTGAGCAGGTACAACATTTGGAGAAAAGGAATAATGTAATGTGTAGGAGTGATGGTTTGTCGTTGGTTAGATCTTTAAATGATACACAGATGCATGTTTTTTATCAGATTCGGCAGTGGTGTTTAAACAAGGTCTCAGGGAAAAATCCACCTcctctacatgtttttgttacagGTGGTGCTGGAACTGGTAAAAGTCATTTAATTAAAGCCATTCAGTACGAGTGCATTCGGTTGTTATCACCATTGTGCAGTAAtcctgacaatgtcagtgttttaataacTGCACCAACAGGTATTGCTGCATACAATCTGAATGCAGCAACAATTCACCACACATTCAGTATTGGAGTAGATATACGCTTACCGTACAGTCCACTGGGTGAGGAAAAAATTAATTCTCTTCGGGCTAAATTCAGTGATCTGCACATTTTGATAATAGATGAAATTTCAATGGTAAATCCCAATCTTTTGGCATATATTCATGGTAGATTACgtcaaatgaaacaaagtggCAACCGGCCATTTGGAAACATTTCTGTCATTACTGTTGGAGATTTTTACCAGTTACCTCCAGTAAAAGGAAAACCCCTGTATGTAGAGGATTTGAATATTGACTTgtggtctttgttttcagttgtgaaGTTAACAGAAGTAGTCAGGCAGAAAGacagtgtgttttcaaagttgTTGAACAGGGTTAGGATTCATAGAAAAGGGACACCAATGTTAAAAAGTGATGTCGAGATTTTGAAATGTTGTGAAACTGGTGAAGTCAGCTCAGCTTTACACATATATGCGACAAATCAACAAGTAAATGAGCACAATATTCAGAGGTTGTATGCTGTGTGTCCGGACTATGTCACTATTGAAGCTCAGGATTTTCAAAATGATAGGAGAACAggaaaactaaagttaattgatGGCCATCATGCTAAAGCGAAAAATACGTATTTGTCTGAGCGATTGTTGTTAGGTGAGGGTGCACGTGTGATGTTGTGTCAAAATGTTGACGTGAGTGATGGCCTGGTGAATGGAGCATGTGGTGTTGTAACACAGATAGTACAATCAGAGGGTGTTAAGTTTCCAAAAATGGTTTATGTGAAATTTGATGATGAGAATGTAggtgcagagaggaggagacagtcaCCAAGTGTTGTAGCTGATTTAGTGGGTTCTACAGCTATTGctccagaggaggagagagcttgTAGAAAAGGCGGCCTGAGACGTCAATATCCACTTAAATTAGCATGGGCGTGTACAATCCACAAAGTTCAGGGCATCACAGTagatgatgttgttgtgtgttttgacaAGATATTTGCAGCTGGACAGGCATATGTTGCTTTAAGTCGAGTCAGGAGTTTGTCAGGCTTGATCATTGAAAAGTTTGATGAGAAGAAGATTTATTGTAGGGGTGACATTAATGATGCTATTCAGACAATGTCTCCATTCTTAGTTGATAGTTTGACAGAGCAGCGATTGAGGGCATGCAGGTTTAGTGcttatttgctgaatgtgcagggTTTGACTCGACATGTGCCAGATTTGGTGTTGTGTACACAGCAGTTACAGCTTAACTGTATTGCTGTAACTGAGACTTGGTTAGCTGCATCGTCTTCTGTTGAATCAGTTAACATTGACGGTTATAGTTTTCATGGTTGTTCACGCAGTTCATGCTACAGTAGTGATGACCCCAGATTGGTTGCATTAAAAGATCAACAACATGGTGGTGTTGGCATTTATATTGCGGCAAACACAGGGTGTGAGATAATAGAAGTCCCTTCGTTTAATTTGGAGTGCATAGTATCCAAATTTTCTACACACCAGCTAGTTATTGCAGTGTTATATCGACCACCATGTTATCCCATGACCTTATTTAAAGAACATTTAGGCACATTTCTTGATTGGCTAGATTCACCAAATGAAACCATTGCAGTCATGGGTGATTTCAATGATGATATTTTGAAATCATCAACAACATGTACACTTTTAACAGAAAAAGGTTTTGTTCAAATTGTAACTGAAGCAACAACAGAGAAGGGTACTTTAATtgatcacatttacataaaacaaGCAGATAATGGGGCAGAATCACTAGTGCTGCCTACATACTTTAGTGATCATGAGGCAgtcctgtgtttatttaagtga